One window from the genome of Bacillus weihaiensis encodes:
- a CDS encoding PA14 domain-containing protein has product MQKIEEVNYNWGKSSPSSNIPVDNFSAKFDQSRSFSPGDYFIQTLADDSIRVKVDGQYKINRWDHSSGDIDQALWTNVSSGYHTIETTYYENTGDAAVFSHVVPFGEWIGYYYSNKWVLGKPESAKVIKPSNEAGSLSEDFGSGSPVPGKVPTDNFSTKYVTAKRLPAGDYVLRAKADDGIRVYVDGEMVIDRWTESGFKEDAVKISIKDQVNKGSDKDVHWIEVRYLEVGKDAKVAFDIEPYQEIIDTSEWIGEIYPNKNLTGNPVILGGKGAQTPLKELDFNWRSDSPHRLSPADNFSARFTKTIDVTEESMYQIQTWADDGFRVFVDGEKVIDSWRDGSARLEEANLPLSKGKHKIVVEYYESIKDASLKVKINKKETFTQKTLNVSYNWGKGSPSATIPTDYFSAIFDQSRTLTSGDYFIHAVADDRVKVAVNGSNVIDQWENSSGEMEKAILPNIKAGSYDIKTYFYENTGDAAVFSHVVPFGEWIGYYYSNKWVLGKPESAKVIKPSNEAGSLSQDFGSGSPVPGKVPTDNFSTKYVTAKRLPAGDYVLRAKADDGIRVYVDGEMVIDRWTESGFKEDAVKISIKDQVNKGSDKDVHWIEVRYLEVGKDAKVAFDIEPYQETIDTSEWIGEIYPNKNLTGNPVILGGKGAQTPLKELDFNWRSDSPHRLSPADNFSARFTKTIDVTEESMYQIQTWADDGFRVFVDGEKVIDSWRDGSARLEEANLPLSKGKHKIVVEYYESIKDASLKVKINKKETFTQKTLNVSYNWGKGSPSATIPTDYFSAIFDQSRTLTSGDYFIHAVADDRVKVAVNGSNVIDQWENSSGEMEKAILPNIKAGSYDIKTYFYENTGDAAVFSHVVPFGEWIGYYYSNKWVLGKPESAKVIKPSNEAGSLSEDFGSGSPVPGKVPTDNFSTKYVTAKRLPAGDYVLRAKADDGIRVYVDGEMVIDRWTDGNYTEDAVKVTIKDQQDNTANKDIHWIEVRYLNNTGTAKFDFVIEPYKEVLNTDQWVGEIYPTKNLTGIPVILGGNGSQTPIYDIDFNWQLNSPHALIPADNFSARFTKTLNLSKEGTYKLKTSFDDGVRAYVDNKLVIDQWKDGSERVEETYIPLLAGKHVIVVEYYDSAKDARLKVDVEKYSDSLLYYEKVQNVSYNWKAGSPSSIIPSDNFTALFDQSREFDAGNYFIQTLADDTVRVEVDGQDKINQKIDSSGSISRALWTNVSKGYHSIKTHYSESTGDAALYSHVVPLNDWVAYYYQNEWVLGKPEGSKVLSSGNNGRLYEDFGSGSPIPNIISNDNFSARYVTAKQLPAGDYVFRTKADDGIRVYVDGEMVLDRWTESGFKDDDIKVTIKDNSTTKDIHWIEVRYLEKIGDSKIDFQIQPYSEVIQTENWVGEIYSNKTLSGIPVILGGNGTSNQITNLDFSWGLNSPHRLIPSDNFSARFTKRVNLGAGTYILKTTVDDGVRIFVNGNKVVDSWQNGSERLLETNVILNSGKHEIVVEYFESEKDATLKFELINITSQNGKFVSSINLPLYRSFEELSNFYIHLPFYNSSYTRLDELGYGELVYILEEKQYGARVQTVDGNIGWVHKDYLENNLGEDYWLVKEGRNFRDNPGTSGTTVIGSVSAGEKVKLLEHKSVGGTYSEWYRIETQSGQRGWIWGAISTDGNQGYNLIKYEFDQVGKTVNKLTPFTPINTVSNVTADQINRYIDSKTNGKQTSMTGMGQAYIEAQKQSGLNAIYLLAHSGLETGWGTSGIVKDKYNYYGIGAIDSKPAEGAYNYSTKEGGIIAGAIWISNNYVVRAWDKDDRIPYYQPTLDNMRNDNSWHQYAADEAWAVKIAYNSHDFYQFINK; this is encoded by the coding sequence GTGCAGAAGATTGAAGAAGTGAATTATAATTGGGGGAAATCCAGTCCTTCTTCTAATATTCCAGTAGATAATTTTTCAGCAAAATTTGATCAATCGAGATCATTCTCACCTGGAGATTATTTTATTCAAACGCTTGCTGATGACAGTATTAGGGTCAAGGTTGATGGTCAATACAAAATAAACAGATGGGATCATTCTAGTGGTGATATTGATCAAGCACTCTGGACTAATGTATCTTCTGGATATCATACAATTGAAACTACCTACTATGAGAACACAGGAGATGCAGCAGTATTCTCACATGTTGTGCCATTTGGAGAATGGATAGGCTACTATTATTCAAACAAATGGGTATTAGGTAAGCCTGAGAGTGCGAAGGTTATCAAGCCTAGTAATGAGGCTGGCAGCCTGTCTGAAGATTTTGGTAGTGGTAGTCCGGTTCCTGGAAAGGTACCGACAGATAATTTCTCTACAAAGTATGTAACGGCAAAGCGATTACCAGCAGGGGATTATGTCTTAAGAGCTAAAGCGGATGATGGAATTCGTGTTTATGTAGATGGAGAAATGGTGATTGATCGCTGGACAGAAAGTGGATTTAAGGAAGATGCAGTGAAAATCTCAATCAAGGACCAAGTGAATAAAGGTTCTGATAAAGATGTGCATTGGATTGAGGTAAGATATTTAGAGGTAGGGAAAGACGCAAAGGTTGCATTTGATATCGAGCCATATCAAGAAATAATTGATACATCCGAATGGATTGGTGAAATCTATCCGAACAAAAACCTGACAGGAAATCCTGTGATTTTAGGTGGAAAAGGTGCACAGACGCCGTTAAAGGAATTGGATTTCAATTGGCGATCAGATAGTCCTCATCGTCTCTCACCTGCAGATAACTTTTCAGCTAGATTTACGAAAACAATTGATGTAACAGAAGAAAGCATGTATCAGATCCAAACGTGGGCTGATGATGGGTTTCGTGTCTTTGTAGATGGTGAAAAAGTCATTGATTCATGGAGAGATGGTAGTGCTAGATTAGAAGAAGCAAACCTTCCATTGAGTAAAGGGAAGCATAAAATAGTAGTAGAGTATTATGAAAGTATAAAAGATGCTTCACTGAAGGTGAAAATTAATAAAAAAGAAACATTTACGCAAAAAACGTTAAATGTAAGCTATAACTGGGGGAAAGGTAGTCCATCGGCTACAATTCCAACTGATTATTTTTCAGCCATCTTTGATCAATCAAGAACGCTAACAAGTGGAGATTATTTTATCCACGCAGTGGCGGATGATCGAGTAAAGGTAGCTGTTAATGGAAGCAATGTAATAGATCAATGGGAAAATTCCAGTGGTGAAATGGAAAAAGCCATTCTCCCTAATATAAAAGCAGGTAGCTATGACATCAAAACCTACTTCTATGAGAACACAGGAGATGCAGCAGTATTCTCACATGTTGTGCCATTTGGAGAATGGATAGGCTACTATTATTCAAACAAATGGGTATTAGGTAAGCCTGAGAGTGCGAAGGTTATCAAGCCTAGTAATGAGGCTGGCAGCCTGTCTCAAGATTTTGGTAGTGGTAGTCCGGTTCCTGGAAAGGTACCGACAGATAATTTCTCTACAAAGTATGTAACGGCAAAGCGATTACCAGCAGGGGATTATGTCTTAAGAGCTAAAGCGGATGATGGAATTCGTGTTTATGTAGATGGAGAAATGGTGATTGATCGCTGGACAGAAAGTGGATTTAAGGAAGATGCAGTGAAAATCTCAATAAAGGACCAAGTGAATAAAGGTTCTGATAAAGATGTGCATTGGATTGAGGTAAGATATTTAGAGGTAGGGAAAGACGCAAAGGTTGCATTTGATATCGAGCCATATCAAGAAACAATTGATACATCCGAATGGATTGGTGAAATCTATCCGAACAAAAACCTGACAGGAAATCCTGTGATTTTAGGTGGAAAAGGTGCACAGACGCCGTTAAAGGAATTGGATTTCAATTGGCGATCAGATAGTCCTCATCGTCTCTCACCTGCAGATAACTTTTCAGCTAGATTTACGAAAACAATTGATGTAACAGAAGAAAGCATGTATCAGATCCAAACGTGGGCTGATGACGGGTTTCGTGTCTTTGTAGATGGTGAAAAAGTCATTGATTCATGGAGAGATGGTAGTGCTAGATTAGAAGAAGCAAACCTTCCATTGAGTAAAGGGAAGCATAAAATAGTAGTAGAGTATTATGAAAGTATAAAAGATGCTTCACTGAAGGTGAAAATTAATAAAAAAGAAACATTTACGCAAAAAACGTTAAATGTAAGCTATAACTGGGGGAAAGGTAGTCCATCGGCTACAATTCCAACTGATTATTTTTCAGCCATCTTTGATCAATCAAGAACGCTAACAAGTGGAGATTATTTTATCCATGCAGTGGCGGATGATCGAGTAAAGGTAGCTGTTAATGGAAGCAATGTAATAGATCAATGGGAAAATTCCAGTGGTGAAATGGAAAAAGCCATTCTCCCTAATATAAAAGCAGGTAGCTATGACATCAAAACCTACTTCTATGAGAACACAGGAGATGCAGCAGTATTCTCACATGTTGTGCCATTTGGAGAATGGATAGGCTACTATTATTCAAACAAATGGGTATTAGGTAAGCCTGAGAGTGCGAAGGTTATCAAGCCTAGTAATGAGGCTGGCAGCCTGTCTGAAGATTTTGGTAGTGGTAGTCCGGTTCCTGGAAAGGTACCGACAGATAATTTCTCTACAAAGTATGTAACGGCAAAGCGATTACCAGCAGGGGATTATGTCTTAAGAGCTAAAGCGGATGATGGTATCCGTGTTTATGTAGATGGAGAAATGGTGATTGATCGCTGGACAGATGGTAATTATACAGAGGATGCAGTTAAGGTTACTATAAAGGATCAGCAAGATAATACCGCAAATAAAGATATTCACTGGATTGAAGTTCGATATTTGAACAATACCGGTACAGCAAAGTTTGATTTTGTCATTGAGCCATATAAAGAAGTGTTAAATACGGATCAGTGGGTTGGGGAAATTTATCCGACTAAAAATCTGACTGGGATACCTGTGATCTTAGGTGGAAATGGATCACAGACGCCAATTTATGACATTGATTTTAATTGGCAGTTAAACTCACCGCATGCTTTAATTCCAGCGGATAATTTTTCTGCAAGGTTTACAAAAACACTAAACCTATCAAAGGAAGGTACTTACAAGCTTAAAACTTCTTTTGACGATGGTGTTAGAGCATATGTAGATAACAAATTGGTTATAGACCAGTGGAAAGATGGAAGTGAACGTGTTGAAGAGACATATATTCCATTGCTTGCAGGGAAACATGTAATAGTCGTTGAGTACTATGATAGTGCGAAAGATGCACGTTTAAAAGTCGATGTGGAGAAATACTCTGACTCACTTCTATATTATGAAAAAGTCCAAAATGTAAGTTATAACTGGAAAGCTGGCTCTCCAAGTTCTATTATTCCATCGGATAATTTCACTGCTCTTTTTGACCAGTCAAGAGAATTTGATGCAGGGAATTATTTTATTCAAACGTTAGCAGATGACACTGTAAGAGTTGAAGTGGATGGACAAGATAAGATCAATCAAAAAATTGATTCAAGTGGTTCAATTAGTAGAGCACTATGGACAAATGTATCAAAAGGTTATCACTCTATTAAAACCCATTATTCAGAGAGTACTGGTGATGCTGCACTATACTCCCATGTCGTCCCTTTAAATGATTGGGTAGCGTATTATTATCAGAATGAGTGGGTTTTAGGGAAACCAGAAGGCTCGAAGGTCCTTTCTTCTGGTAATAATGGAAGACTTTATGAAGATTTTGGTAGCGGTTCTCCTATCCCAAATATCATTTCTAATGATAATTTTTCAGCTAGATACGTAACAGCAAAACAACTACCAGCAGGTGATTATGTATTTAGGACAAAAGCAGATGATGGGATAAGGGTATATGTTGACGGAGAAATGGTATTAGATAGATGGACTGAAAGTGGATTTAAAGATGACGATATTAAGGTCACAATTAAGGATAACTCGACCACTAAGGATATTCACTGGATTGAAGTAAGGTATCTTGAAAAAATAGGTGATAGTAAGATAGATTTTCAGATTCAGCCTTATTCAGAAGTTATTCAGACGGAAAACTGGGTTGGAGAAATCTACTCAAATAAAACACTAAGTGGAATTCCTGTTATATTAGGTGGCAATGGTACGTCAAATCAAATTACAAACTTAGATTTTTCATGGGGGTTAAATAGTCCACATAGATTAATCCCATCTGATAATTTCTCTGCTAGATTTACTAAACGTGTGAATTTGGGTGCAGGAACATATATTTTAAAAACCACTGTAGATGATGGAGTCCGAATTTTTGTGAATGGAAACAAAGTAGTTGATTCATGGCAGAATGGTAGTGAAAGGTTACTAGAAACGAATGTAATCTTAAATTCCGGAAAGCATGAAATTGTGGTAGAGTATTTTGAGAGCGAAAAGGATGCTACATTAAAATTTGAGTTAATTAATATAACCTCACAAAATGGTAAATTTGTATCTTCTATTAACCTACCACTTTATAGGTCGTTTGAAGAACTATCAAATTTTTATATCCATTTACCGTTCTATAATTCTTCATATACTAGATTAGATGAGTTAGGCTATGGTGAACTTGTTTATATTCTTGAAGAAAAACAGTATGGAGCAAGAGTTCAAACTGTTGATGGTAACATAGGATGGGTTCATAAAGATTATTTGGAAAACAACCTAGGAGAGGACTATTGGTTAGTAAAAGAAGGACGTAACTTTAGAGACAATCCAGGTACAAGTGGAACAACAGTTATTGGAAGTGTCTCTGCAGGCGAAAAAGTTAAATTGTTGGAGCATAAATCAGTTGGTGGTACGTATAGTGAATGGTACAGAATTGAAACTCAGTCAGGTCAAAGAGGTTGGATTTGGGGTGCAATAAGTACGGATGGTAATCAAGGCTATAACTTAATAAAGTATGAATTTGATCAAGTTGGTAAAACAGTGAATAAGCTGACTCCATTTACTCCTATAAATACTGTTTCAAATGTAACAGCCGATCAAATTAATAGATATATTGATTCAAAAACTAATGGTAAGCAAACAAGTATGACTGGTATGGGACAAGCATACATTGAAGCTCAAAAACAGAGTGGTTTAAATGCTATATACTTGTTAGCTCACTCAGGTTTAGAAACTGGCTGGGGTACATCTGGAATTGTGAAAGATAAGTATAATTATTATGGGATTGGAGCGATCGATTCAAAGCCTGCTGAAGGTGCCTATAACTACTCTACAAAAGAGGGTGGGATTATTGCTGGAGCAATTTGGATCAGTAATAATTATGTTGTCAGAGCATGGGATAAGGATGATCGAATTCCATATTATCAACCAACTCTTGATAACATGAGAAATGATAATAGCTGGCATCAGTATGCAGCAGATGAAGCTTGGGCAGTGAAAATTGCTTATAATTCTCATGACTTTTATCAATTTATCAACAAGTGA
- a CDS encoding glycosyltransferase family 4 protein: protein MKILYLSWFHSGEGSQVHANEFMHAMREIGNEIIPIELSLRNQNYLENIKLQKSLVQAKSSYPKLVLKEIKSLLLNIPRILRLLKLYKKHKPDSIINRYSIYDISAIIVGKILKIPVVYEVNGSVIYERDIEGRYYLKLARWFEKFIFKHANVVTVVSNELLNYFKENEYDTTKSIVIPNGVDIDKFTLNASAPEQLKQINEKWANKTVLGFLGSLKSWHGVERIIDLIPSLIKENPNIRFLIIGDGNERERLEEKIKNYEIEDYVFITGFLNYQDVPGAINLFDIALAPYNNIDFFYFSPLKVFEYMAMAKPVIAPRLGQCQDLIQDSHNGFLLDENTNEDLKQKILLLAKDESLIQQMGANAREFIKNHYTWTVNAEKIDHSIKNSKK from the coding sequence ATGAAGATTCTATACCTATCATGGTTTCATTCCGGGGAAGGTTCGCAAGTGCATGCAAATGAATTTATGCATGCGATGCGAGAAATAGGTAATGAAATCATCCCAATAGAATTATCTCTAAGAAATCAGAATTACTTAGAAAATATTAAATTACAAAAAAGCTTAGTACAGGCTAAATCAAGCTATCCTAAGTTGGTACTAAAAGAAATTAAGTCCTTGTTATTAAATATCCCTAGAATTTTACGTTTATTAAAATTATATAAAAAACACAAACCGGATAGTATTATAAACAGATACTCTATATATGATATTTCTGCCATAATTGTTGGGAAAATATTAAAGATACCTGTTGTATATGAAGTAAATGGTTCAGTCATTTATGAACGTGATATTGAAGGCAGATACTATTTAAAGCTTGCCAGATGGTTTGAAAAATTCATCTTTAAACATGCTAATGTTGTAACTGTTGTTTCCAATGAATTATTAAATTATTTCAAAGAGAACGAGTACGATACAACAAAATCGATTGTCATTCCAAATGGAGTAGACATTGATAAGTTTACATTAAATGCCTCTGCTCCTGAGCAATTAAAGCAAATCAATGAGAAATGGGCTAATAAGACAGTACTTGGATTTTTAGGAAGCCTTAAGTCTTGGCATGGTGTAGAAAGAATAATTGACCTAATACCAAGCTTAATTAAAGAAAATCCTAATATCCGATTCTTAATCATTGGTGATGGAAATGAGCGTGAACGTTTAGAGGAGAAAATAAAAAATTACGAGATTGAGGATTATGTATTCATTACAGGCTTCCTTAATTATCAAGATGTTCCAGGAGCAATAAATCTATTTGACATCGCTCTTGCTCCTTACAATAACATTGATTTCTTTTATTTTTCACCTCTAAAAGTATTCGAATATATGGCAATGGCTAAACCAGTTATTGCTCCTAGACTTGGACAATGTCAGGATCTGATCCAAGATTCTCATAATGGATTTCTACTAGATGAAAATACGAACGAAGATTTAAAACAAAAGATTTTATTGTTAGCAAAAGATGAGAGTCTAATTCAACAGATGGGTGCAAATGCTCGAGAATTTATTAAGAATCATTATACTTGGACTGTAAACGCAGAAAAGATAGATCATTCAATTAAAAACTCGAAAAAATAA
- a CDS encoding O-antigen ligase family protein → MPNRLINKRYQIPLFIFILGLLMLKPAPGVLFGAISVKLIPLIILFISFIILTMFVKVNIKSLLTTVWKSDYIFLFLLLSILSLIISTISGIIQKPEYTSIADLIELYRYGFYISFYLIAKNVKIENISSFIKPFFIFIVIIELFGVLQFFNIFNINYHIGLLYTSSESLMKMIVNQHRITSTFQNPNMYGSFLIIAVAFILSYITFMVKRNKIWSYALLTLSLLSVFFTTSRTAVICTLGVIVYWILLQIITRQVRILTVITNGFLTIAIFAALALFLIPQIPYLDYAADQMITNFETDEEPDVEENNTGNEEEDITKETKNSNTDKIKKSVESVSSFKSRYYYWEQNLTIFKESPVFGLGPMKDGFVRFADNSYLYTLARYGIVGLLIMAGLYLYLFVRTFSQISRENTGKKVLGMTLNLTLVGYAVMGMVAEVWYNLQSITILFVIIGLLYNANLKGEEKQT, encoded by the coding sequence ATGCCTAACAGATTAATAAACAAACGTTATCAAATCCCTCTATTTATCTTTATACTTGGTCTACTTATGCTAAAACCTGCTCCAGGTGTTCTTTTCGGAGCCATATCTGTAAAACTAATACCACTTATTATTCTATTTATTAGTTTTATTATTCTTACAATGTTTGTTAAAGTAAATATAAAATCCCTTCTCACTACTGTGTGGAAATCAGACTATATATTTCTTTTCTTATTACTCAGTATCCTATCTCTAATTATATCAACTATATCTGGAATTATCCAAAAACCAGAATATACATCAATTGCAGATTTAATTGAGTTATATAGATACGGTTTTTATATTAGCTTTTATTTAATTGCAAAAAATGTAAAGATAGAGAATATAAGTAGCTTTATAAAGCCATTCTTTATATTTATTGTGATCATTGAGTTATTTGGGGTTTTACAATTTTTTAATATTTTTAATATTAACTACCATATTGGCTTGTTATATACATCAAGTGAAAGTTTAATGAAAATGATTGTTAACCAGCATAGAATTACCAGTACTTTTCAAAACCCTAACATGTACGGGTCATTTCTCATCATCGCTGTAGCTTTTATATTGAGCTATATTACTTTTATGGTGAAGAGAAATAAAATATGGTCTTATGCATTATTAACTCTCTCCTTATTGAGTGTGTTTTTCACCACTTCAAGAACTGCTGTTATTTGTACTCTTGGAGTGATTGTATATTGGATATTATTGCAGATAATTACAAGACAAGTAAGAATATTAACTGTAATAACAAATGGTTTCCTTACTATAGCAATATTTGCTGCATTAGCCTTATTTCTAATCCCACAAATACCTTATTTAGATTATGCAGCTGATCAGATGATTACTAACTTTGAGACTGATGAAGAGCCTGATGTTGAAGAAAACAATACAGGAAATGAAGAAGAGGACATAACAAAAGAGACAAAGAATAGTAACACAGATAAGATAAAAAAATCTGTTGAATCAGTTAGCTCATTTAAAAGTAGATATTATTATTGGGAACAAAATTTAACCATTTTTAAAGAATCACCAGTATTTGGATTAGGTCCTATGAAGGATGGCTTTGTAAGATTTGCAGATAATTCATATCTCTATACTTTAGCAAGATATGGTATTGTGGGCCTTCTTATTATGGCTGGCCTTTACCTTTATCTTTTCGTGAGAACCTTCTCTCAAATTTCACGTGAAAACACAGGGAAAAAAGTATTGGGTATGACATTAAACTTAACGCTAGTTGGCTATGCTGTCATGGGAATGGTGGCAGAAGTATGGTATAATTTACAATCTATTACCATCCTATTTGTTATCATTGGTTTACTATACAACGCTAATTTAAAAGGTGAGGAAAAACAAACATGA
- a CDS encoding phenylacetate--CoA ligase family protein — protein sequence MISKFVYLLGTQIRNKEIFNKYKFLKSSESWEIDDLKSHQYKKAKELITWAYEHSTFYRELFNEHNVTPEDLKSLEDIKLFPTITKQHLVSNNDEILIKNEFNKLFFSETSGSSGQVLTFYRNKEWDAAHRAAMFRGYSWYGVMPWDRNGYFWGYNIDRKKQKKVKFLDFLQNRFRIFSFKEEDVREFAKKLEKADYVEGYSTMIYEVAKLINKKKLNNNFNLKMVKGTSEKIYDKYQEEAKRAFGQKIISEYGAAEAGIIAFECPHGHMHITMENMIVEEIDGEAVITNLESKSFPIIRYRIGDYISIDTSTQCSCGMKHPIIKDILGRTGKSIYGHKDSYPSFVLYYMFKNIALEHDINLTYQAIQQVKGQLNINVEEKISDYERNLIEKEANKYFGDDMDYSIQDQMVRVNYKQKVRDFISEVQDEE from the coding sequence ATGATTTCAAAATTTGTTTACTTATTAGGTACTCAAATTCGCAATAAGGAGATATTTAATAAATATAAATTCTTAAAAAGTAGCGAATCTTGGGAAATAGATGATTTAAAAAGCCATCAGTATAAGAAAGCAAAGGAATTAATTACTTGGGCTTATGAGCATTCCACATTCTATCGTGAGCTTTTCAATGAACATAACGTAACTCCAGAGGACTTAAAATCACTGGAAGATATTAAATTGTTTCCTACCATTACTAAACAACACTTAGTTAGTAATAATGACGAAATACTTATTAAGAATGAGTTTAATAAGCTTTTCTTTTCCGAAACTTCCGGTAGTTCTGGACAAGTTTTAACATTCTATCGTAACAAAGAATGGGATGCAGCTCATCGTGCTGCAATGTTTAGAGGATATTCCTGGTATGGTGTTATGCCATGGGATAGAAATGGTTATTTCTGGGGCTATAATATAGACAGAAAAAAACAAAAAAAAGTGAAATTTTTAGACTTTTTACAAAACCGCTTTCGAATCTTTTCTTTTAAGGAAGAAGATGTAAGGGAATTTGCAAAAAAGCTTGAGAAGGCAGATTATGTTGAAGGCTATTCAACCATGATATATGAGGTAGCCAAACTAATTAATAAGAAGAAACTGAATAATAACTTTAACCTAAAAATGGTAAAAGGTACTTCTGAAAAGATTTATGATAAATATCAGGAGGAAGCAAAACGTGCTTTCGGCCAGAAGATTATTAGTGAATATGGTGCTGCAGAAGCAGGTATTATTGCGTTTGAATGTCCACATGGTCATATGCACATCACTATGGAGAATATGATCGTAGAAGAAATAGATGGAGAAGCCGTAATTACTAATCTAGAGTCAAAATCCTTCCCTATTATTCGTTATAGAATAGGTGATTATATTTCAATTGATACAAGTACTCAATGTTCATGTGGTATGAAGCATCCTATTATTAAAGATATTCTTGGAAGAACTGGTAAATCTATATACGGTCACAAGGATTCATACCCAAGCTTCGTTCTTTATTATATGTTTAAAAACATCGCTCTAGAACATGATATTAATTTAACCTATCAAGCCATTCAACAAGTAAAAGGTCAGTTAAATATTAATGTTGAAGAAAAAATTTCAGATTATGAAAGAAACCTAATAGAAAAAGAAGCGAATAAGTATTTTGGAGACGATATGGACTATAGTATTCAGGATCAGATGGTCAGAGTGAATTACAAACAAAAAGTACGTGACTTTATCTCAGAAGTACAAGATGAGGAATAA
- a CDS encoding glycosyltransferase family 2 protein, with translation MISIIIPTLGNREKELTRLFSSLDKQSYKKFQIIVVSQDNHLKVEEILQEYKFEFEHVQIQKRGLSHARNVGLEYVKGNIVTFSDDDCWYLPDSLETVQRNISEKKSEILCFQMYDPDKEMFLRNYPSEPQNKVTKRNLLTKSSIEIFINLLKVNKSDLRFDTNFGLGAKYPSGEENIFLTDLSKLGYTISYEPITIVYHEKKATSTRLNDITFIGKGPMFRRMYNLPVGLAMTFLFFIRKQNLLDENKKLQLLFKSLRETIKYKNKENRS, from the coding sequence ATGATTAGTATTATAATACCGACATTGGGAAATAGAGAAAAAGAATTAACAAGGTTATTTTCAAGTTTAGATAAACAGTCATACAAGAAATTTCAAATTATTGTTGTTTCACAAGATAATCATCTAAAAGTAGAAGAAATACTTCAAGAATATAAGTTTGAATTTGAACATGTTCAAATTCAAAAGAGGGGATTATCTCATGCTAGAAATGTTGGTTTAGAATATGTTAAAGGAAACATTGTTACTTTTTCTGATGATGATTGCTGGTACCTACCAGATAGTTTAGAAACTGTTCAAAGGAATATTAGTGAAAAAAAATCAGAAATATTATGTTTCCAGATGTACGATCCTGATAAAGAAATGTTTCTTAGAAATTATCCATCGGAACCTCAAAATAAAGTTACAAAACGTAACCTATTAACTAAATCTTCTATTGAGATTTTCATTAACCTATTGAAAGTTAATAAAAGTGATCTCAGATTTGATACAAATTTTGGTCTAGGTGCAAAGTACCCATCAGGAGAAGAAAACATCTTCCTTACAGATTTGTCTAAGTTAGGTTATACAATCTCTTATGAACCAATAACAATTGTTTATCATGAAAAAAAAGCAACTAGTACGCGATTAAACGATATAACATTTATTGGAAAAGGACCCATGTTTAGAAGGATGTATAATTTACCTGTAGGACTTGCTATGACTTTTCTTTTCTTTATAAGAAAGCAAAACTTACTTGATGAAAACAAAAAATTACAGCTTCTTTTTAAATCACTAAGAGAAACAATTAAATATAAAAATAAGGAGAACCGTTCATGA